A single genomic interval of Amycolatopsis albispora harbors:
- a CDS encoding NmrA family NAD(P)-binding protein: MTTLVIGGTGTTGSRVAALVGSSARVATRKPALAGQTRFDWREPETYGPALADVDRIYLVPPIGVADPVPIVEPFLAEARDHGVRRVVLLSSSAITEDTPQLGELQRLVRVGFPEWTVLRPSWFMQNFSGEHAVARSIRSTGEIVTATGSGRVAFVDADDIAAVAVRALLDPLPHNTDHVITGPQALSYADAASIISEVTGKPVRHRPVTTGEFAALLTATGLPSEFADVLAALDEQIRHGAEDRVTTTVDEVTGRPARTFAEFAAAHRDSWR; encoded by the coding sequence ATGACGACGCTGGTCATCGGCGGAACCGGCACAACCGGCAGCCGGGTTGCCGCCCTGGTCGGTTCGTCCGCCCGTGTCGCCACCCGCAAGCCGGCTCTGGCCGGTCAGACTCGTTTTGACTGGAGGGAACCGGAAACCTACGGTCCGGCATTGGCCGACGTCGACCGGATCTACCTGGTGCCTCCCATCGGCGTGGCCGACCCGGTGCCGATCGTCGAACCGTTCCTGGCCGAGGCCCGGGACCACGGTGTACGCCGGGTCGTACTGCTGAGTTCGTCGGCGATCACCGAGGACACTCCCCAACTGGGCGAACTCCAGCGCCTGGTGCGGGTGGGGTTTCCGGAATGGACGGTGTTGCGGCCGTCCTGGTTCATGCAGAACTTCTCCGGCGAGCACGCCGTCGCGCGGAGCATTCGGTCGACGGGCGAGATCGTCACCGCGACCGGCTCGGGTCGTGTCGCCTTTGTCGACGCCGACGACATCGCCGCGGTCGCCGTCCGCGCTCTGCTCGATCCGTTGCCGCACAACACCGACCATGTGATCACCGGCCCGCAGGCACTGAGCTACGCCGACGCGGCGAGCATCATCAGCGAGGTCACCGGCAAGCCGGTACGCCATCGTCCCGTCACCACCGGCGAATTCGCCGCGCTGCTGACCGCGACCGGGCTGCCCTCGGAGTTCGCCGATGTACTCGCAGCGCTCGACGAGCAGATTCGCCACGGTGCCGAGGACCGTGTCACCACCACCGTCGACGAGGTGACCGGGCGTCCCGCCCGCACGTTCGCCGAGTTCGCCGCCGCACATCGGGACAGTTGGCGATAA
- a CDS encoding nuclear transport factor 2 family protein: protein MPRTARDLVEEGLRRILVQDMTGFADLWAADGVLEFPFASAEYPSRLDGRDAVREYLRDYNNYLAPERVVAREIHEVADADRVVAEFEVAGTIVASGQPYRMRYIAVITAKDGEIAHYRDYWSPLAAAEAMGGAGELMSFANSTTSTT from the coding sequence GTGCCTAGAACCGCCCGTGACCTGGTAGAAGAGGGTCTGCGCCGAATCCTGGTGCAGGATATGACCGGCTTCGCCGACCTTTGGGCAGCTGACGGAGTCCTCGAGTTCCCCTTCGCCTCCGCTGAATATCCAAGCCGCCTCGACGGCCGCGACGCCGTGCGCGAGTACCTGCGCGACTACAACAACTACCTCGCTCCGGAGCGCGTGGTAGCTCGTGAGATCCACGAAGTGGCCGACGCCGATCGGGTCGTCGCGGAGTTCGAGGTGGCCGGGACGATCGTGGCCAGCGGGCAGCCCTACCGCATGCGCTACATCGCGGTCATCACCGCGAAAGACGGGGAAATTGCGCACTACCGCGACTACTGGAGCCCGCTGGCCGCTGCCGAAGCGATGGGTGGCGCCGGCGAGCTCATGTCGTTCGCCAACTCCACGACATCGACGACATGA
- a CDS encoding DUF6010 family protein — MLIIAPILVGIAYVCLNSFIREPHNRRRFNAVMVAGAGAAYLSSGGFGPWELAFAAVVTYVAYRGLDSWTFIGIGWLLHTAWDALHHWKGAPILPFAEHSSLGCAICDPVIAVWCFLGGPSVHELKAGHRSSI, encoded by the coding sequence GTGCTCATCATCGCCCCGATCCTGGTCGGGATCGCCTACGTCTGCCTCAATTCGTTCATCCGTGAACCGCACAACCGTCGCCGGTTCAACGCGGTGATGGTCGCGGGCGCCGGAGCCGCCTACCTCAGCAGCGGCGGCTTCGGCCCGTGGGAACTCGCGTTCGCGGCCGTGGTCACCTACGTCGCCTACCGCGGGCTCGATTCGTGGACCTTCATCGGCATCGGCTGGCTGCTCCACACGGCGTGGGATGCCTTGCACCACTGGAAAGGCGCCCCGATTCTGCCGTTCGCCGAGCATTCCTCCCTCGGTTGCGCCATCTGCGATCCGGTGATCGCCGTCTGGTGCTTCCTGGGTGGCCCGTCGGTGCATGAACTGAAGGCCGGGCACCGCTCCTCGATTTGA